From the genome of Leguminivora glycinivorella isolate SPB_JAAS2020 chromosome Z, LegGlyc_1.1, whole genome shotgun sequence, one region includes:
- the LOC125241546 gene encoding uncharacterized protein LOC125241546, whose product MAPMTNAERQKRYRERLKQNPAKYEELRLKHLDRVKKSKNNGIKCQNEQQKEITREKWRRYSARYYAKNNKKTNREQGSDEDVQATNVDIENCENKKWRSRNAQLKKELRLCREKLHLSFKRHETMRKQIYRLKQQILKIKQDGLTEENISSPTPSDFDILSESLGLVYKESTRKEKQVLKKVMKSSITSKHRMTAKITKAVGIKGKIRSNCGKSAKRKLLICEIHKFYLRDDISQATAGKKECKTKNKTKMQIRLLTDTIYNLYKIYKRDGGKASYSTLSRHRPFYVIPPKLQNRDTCACIRHSNIKFKILKLYKLGLIKTKQTEELLIQIACSLKSKECMYGQCKSCATKKIEILGLSDDTEISWLEWRVKKIPYRKKTQEGTEIEVSTQKCLKEVVTDKLSAFKIKFHQEITLFKKHIFNMTHQQKSFRQCVDEVKENEAVIIVDFSENYQCKYNQEVQSMHFGSSRQQITLHTGVAYFYNEKPENCLSAL is encoded by the coding sequence ATGGCTCCAATGACAAATGCTGAAAGACAAAAAAGATATAGAGAACGGTTAAAACAAAATCCTGCAAAATATGAAGAGTTACGGCTGAAACATTTAGACAGAGTAaagaaatcaaaaaataatGGAATAAAATGTCAAAACGAACAGCAAAAAGAAATAACTAGAGAGAAATGGAGACGATATTCTGCACGTTATTAtgctaaaaacaataaaaagacCAATCGTGAGCAGGGTTCGGATGAAGATGTACAAGCTACAAATGTGGACATTGAGAATTGTGAAAATAAGAAGTGGAGATCGAGAAATGCACAGTTAAAGAAAGAACTAAGGTTATGCAGGGAAAAATTACACCTTTCATTTAAAAGACATGAAACCATGAGGAAACAAATATATCGGCTCAAgcaacaaatacttaaaatcAAACAAGATGGACTAACTGAAGAGAATATTTCATCACCCACTCCATCTGATTTTGATATTCTTTCGGAATCCTTGGGATTGGTCTACAAAGAGTCTACGCGAAAAGAGAAACAAGtgttaaaaaaagttatgaagaGTTCAATAACTTCAAAACACAGAATGACAGCAAAAATAACAAAGGCTGTTGGAATAAAGGGAAAAATTCGATCAAATTGTGGAAAATCTGCAAAGAGGAAGCTACTCATTTGTGAAATTCATAAATTCTATTTGCGTGATGATATAAGCCAAGCAACAGCCGGTAAAAAAGAAtgcaaaactaaaaataaaaccaaaatGCAGATACGATTGTTAACAGACACAATCtacaatttgtataaaatttataaaagagATGGAGGCAAAGCTTCATATTCCACTTTAAGTCGACATCGCCCATTTTATGTGATACCTCCAAAACTGCAAAATCGTGATACTTGTGCTTGCATTCGTCATAGCAACATTAAATTTAAGATATTAAAGTTATACAAACTTGGATtgataaaaactaaacaaacGGAAGAGCTGTTGATACAAATTGCATGTAGCTTGAAATCTAAAGAATGTATGTATGGTCAATGCAAATCTTGTGCTACAAAAAAAATCGAGATTTTGGGCTTGTCAGATGATACTGAAATTTCTTGGTTAGAGTGGCGTGTGAAAAAAATTCCATACAGAAAGAAAACCCAAGAAGGTACAGAAATTGAGGTTTCGACACAAAAATGTCTTAAAGAAGTGGTTACTGATAAGTTGAGTgccttcaaaataaaatttcacCAGGAGATAACGTTGTTTAAAAAACACATTTTCAACATGACTCACCAACAAAAATCGTTTCGGCAATGTGTTGACGAAGTAAAAGAAAATGAAGCAGTAATCATTGTAGATTTTTCAGAAAATTATCAGTGCAAATACAATCAAGAAGTTCAAAGTATGCATTTTGGATCATCCCGACAgcaaattactttgcacacaGGTGTTGCATACTTTTACAACGAAAAACCAGAA